One window of the Primulina eburnea isolate SZY01 chromosome 18, ASM2296580v1, whole genome shotgun sequence genome contains the following:
- the LOC140819708 gene encoding auxin-responsive protein SAUR50-like has product MGMKKSNRMSQKVVIKKIMSRCSSLGKRSQGYDDEEGLPLDVPKGHFVVYVGENRSRYIVPISFLNRPEFQSLLQRAEEEFGFDHENGLTIPCHREVFEALTSTLR; this is encoded by the coding sequence ATGGGCATGAAGAAATCCAACAGAATGTCACAGAAAGTGGTGATCAAGAAAATAATGAGTCGTTGCTCGAGCTTAGGGAAGAGGTCGCAAGGCTACGACGACGAAGAAGGGCTGCCACTGGATGTGCCCAAGGGACACTTCGTGGTGTACGTGGGAGAGAACAGGAGTAGATATATTGTCCCGATTTCGTTCCTGAATCGGCCTGAGTTTCAGAGCCTCTTGCAACGTGCGGAGGAAGAGTTCGGGTTCGATCACGAAAACGGGCTCACTATCCCTTGTCATCGAGAGGTTTTCGAGGCTCTAACATCCACGCTTAGGTAG